The proteins below are encoded in one region of Thermodesulforhabdaceae bacterium:
- a CDS encoding ATP-binding cassette domain-containing protein → MLERRSLILILPILLGLIWLTAKNDYIFTTANILAINIIAVTGLNILIGATGQVSIGHAAFMGIVAYLSAILSSTYSVPIWLSCSLSLLVVSLIALLIAIPTLRLEGNYLVMATLGFNIVVQIIMNQWESVTGGPSGFSGIPRLSLGKFHIENDRQFFLIVWSIAIFLIWITINLERTKIGRAFRAIRANKVASEASGVPVHSYRSLAFVISAIYAGIAGVLYAHYMTFISPKTFGILTSLQWLTMSVLGGMGDVWGGILGTAFLTLLPEFLHKLEDLHILFYGSILMGTLIFCPEGLVPALKKLSKRTETQQSLIFNDDDRIAMSNKKEKILPSSGYSNALLKLEQVSLNFGGLRVLHNITLEFPSKGIHAIIGPNGAGKTTLLNVICAMVEAKEGNIKLLENGKVLSINRESTHIIAQKIGRTFQVSQIFHGMTVLEHVLIGMHKDIQENVVAGMMMLPSFQKKIRVYEEEALSLLDMFGLRQKAFVCAETLSLFEHKLLEIARAIAGRPVFILLDEPAGGLSSMEKSDISWLITQIARCGIGVVLIDHHMDLVSSLANRVVVLHQGMVIADGSPTEIFNNSEVIEAYLGHQKKALVFPVPPSSILRCASGAGELK, encoded by the coding sequence ATGCTGGAGCGTCGATCATTGATTCTAATTCTTCCAATACTTCTTGGACTTATATGGCTTACCGCTAAAAACGACTATATTTTCACAACCGCTAATATTCTCGCCATAAATATTATAGCCGTAACCGGCTTGAATATTCTTATAGGAGCGACAGGCCAAGTTTCCATAGGGCATGCAGCCTTTATGGGAATTGTTGCTTATTTATCAGCTATACTTTCTTCAACTTACAGCGTGCCTATTTGGTTAAGTTGCAGTCTCAGCCTTCTCGTCGTAAGCCTTATAGCACTTCTAATTGCAATTCCCACGCTCCGCCTGGAAGGAAATTATCTGGTTATGGCTACGCTTGGTTTCAACATTGTGGTTCAGATAATTATGAATCAATGGGAGTCCGTAACTGGAGGACCATCAGGTTTCAGCGGAATTCCGAGGCTTTCTCTAGGCAAATTCCACATAGAAAATGATCGTCAGTTTTTCCTGATCGTATGGAGCATTGCTATTTTCCTAATATGGATAACCATCAACCTAGAAAGAACAAAGATAGGGAGGGCTTTCAGAGCTATTCGAGCGAACAAAGTGGCGTCGGAAGCATCAGGTGTGCCGGTTCATTCATATCGATCACTCGCTTTTGTAATTAGCGCTATATACGCCGGTATAGCCGGTGTCCTTTATGCTCATTACATGACTTTCATCAGTCCAAAAACCTTCGGAATTTTAACATCCTTGCAATGGTTAACCATGTCTGTGCTTGGCGGTATGGGCGATGTATGGGGAGGCATACTAGGGACAGCCTTTCTTACCTTGCTTCCAGAATTTCTACATAAACTCGAAGACTTACACATTCTTTTCTACGGCTCCATCCTTATGGGAACGCTGATTTTCTGTCCCGAAGGACTTGTGCCAGCCTTAAAAAAACTTTCTAAAAGAACTGAAACACAACAGTCTCTTATATTCAACGATGACGACCGCATAGCGATGTCCAATAAAAAGGAAAAGATCTTGCCGTCTAGTGGCTATTCAAATGCGCTACTTAAGCTTGAACAGGTATCATTAAACTTCGGCGGGTTGCGAGTTCTTCATAACATCACGCTTGAATTTCCATCTAAGGGAATCCACGCAATTATAGGACCAAATGGCGCAGGCAAAACAACCCTTCTAAATGTAATCTGTGCTATGGTGGAAGCCAAAGAGGGGAACATAAAGCTTTTAGAAAATGGGAAAGTTCTATCCATCAATCGAGAATCAACTCACATTATCGCCCAAAAGATCGGAAGAACCTTCCAGGTAAGTCAGATTTTCCATGGTATGACTGTTTTAGAACACGTTCTTATAGGCATGCACAAAGATATTCAGGAAAACGTTGTAGCGGGCATGATGATGCTTCCTTCTTTTCAAAAGAAAATCAGAGTTTACGAAGAAGAAGCTCTGAGCTTGCTTGATATGTTCGGGCTACGCCAAAAGGCTTTTGTTTGCGCAGAAACTCTATCCCTTTTTGAACATAAACTTCTGGAAATAGCTCGAGCCATAGCGGGACGCCCGGTTTTTATCCTTCTTGACGAACCTGCAGGTGGACTAAGCAGTATGGAAAAATCCGATATTAGTTGGTTAATTACCCAGATTGCTCGGTGCGGTATCGGTGTTGTTCTTATCGATCACCATATGGACCTGGTATCAAGCCTTGCGAATCGGGTGGTTGTGCTTCACCAGGGAATGGTGATCGCTGATGGTTCTCCCACAGAAATTTTCAATAATTCAGAAGTTATCGAAGCTTATCTCGGACATCAAAAAAAGGCGTTAGTCTTTCCTGTGCCACCAAGCAGTATATTACGATGTGCATCTGGAGCTGGGGAATTGAAATGA